In the Streptomyces sp. cg36 genome, one interval contains:
- a CDS encoding aspartate/glutamate racemase family protein: MSTLALLHTSAVHVPVFDALRDEDHPGLELRHLVYEELLGRARESGPAAVAGATRDVIARALEEGVTAVLCTCSSIGAVAEEAGAELGVPVLRSDRPMAAAAVAHGPDIVVLATVESTVGPTTELIREEAAAAGREISVRTVVADRAWPHFEKGDLEGYYRVVAEELEAIVEGDVIVLAQGSMAPAAQYVASSVPVLSSPRLGLAAAASLV; encoded by the coding sequence GTGAGCACGCTCGCGCTGCTGCACACCTCGGCGGTGCACGTGCCCGTCTTCGACGCGCTGCGCGACGAGGACCACCCGGGCCTGGAGCTGCGCCACCTCGTGTACGAGGAACTGCTGGGCCGGGCCCGCGAGTCGGGCCCGGCCGCCGTGGCCGGGGCCACCCGCGACGTGATCGCGCGGGCGCTGGAGGAGGGCGTGACGGCGGTGCTGTGCACCTGCTCGTCGATCGGCGCCGTCGCCGAGGAGGCCGGGGCCGAACTCGGCGTACCCGTCCTGCGGTCGGACCGTCCGATGGCCGCGGCGGCCGTCGCGCACGGCCCGGACATCGTCGTGCTGGCGACCGTGGAGTCCACCGTCGGCCCCACCACGGAGCTGATCCGCGAGGAGGCCGCCGCTGCGGGCCGGGAGATCTCGGTGCGCACGGTGGTCGCCGACCGGGCCTGGCCCCACTTCGAGAAGGGCGACCTGGAGGGGTACTACCGGGTGGTCGCCGAGGAGCTGGAGGCCATCGTGGAGGGGGACGTCATCGTCCTCGCCCAGGGGTCGATGGCCCCGGCCGCCCAGTACGTCGCGTCCTCGGTCCCGGTCCTGTCCAGCCCGCGCCTGGGCCTCGCGGCGGCGGCCTCTCTGGTGTGA
- a CDS encoding DUF6777 domain-containing protein — protein MRPTTRRFTLAAAVMSIGVFVTACGGDSGNSASGEKELFLQPVAASGPDPFTESTAKSARPLTPSQPPPNTPSSPTATVQAIRAVSGSTPGLYGGTQSVSSCDVEQQIRFLRADGAKARAFSETAGINPDDLPSFLRGLTPVVLRADTRVTNHGYKDGRATAFQSVLQAGTAVMVDDHGSPRVRCACGNPLTPPVATRGAASRGQSWPGYQPQRTVVINRTTNIVNSLIIVNVINNTWIERPTGDHGMHDRERPDIQIDPTAPVVTDSPSAPVSPDQSSPAVSPSESTPSTSSTSPSVNCPSPAPTVTVTGSPSPLQPGGTAPSTSPAPSGCPTATVTVAPRAKSSPPAPPSPSQPSQQIVPQPSTELPTLPSEPPPVFPPEPTGGGGNTTDMPTGTSDFDTEFPLDARLT, from the coding sequence GTGCGCCCGACCACGCGCCGGTTCACCCTGGCGGCAGCCGTCATGTCCATCGGAGTCTTCGTCACCGCCTGCGGCGGCGACAGCGGCAACAGCGCCTCCGGCGAGAAGGAGCTGTTCCTGCAGCCGGTCGCCGCGTCCGGCCCCGACCCCTTCACGGAGTCGACGGCCAAGTCGGCCCGGCCGCTGACGCCCTCCCAGCCGCCGCCCAACACCCCCAGCAGCCCCACGGCGACCGTGCAGGCCATCCGGGCCGTGTCCGGCTCCACCCCCGGTCTCTACGGCGGCACCCAGTCGGTCTCCAGCTGCGACGTGGAGCAGCAGATCCGGTTCCTGCGCGCCGACGGGGCGAAGGCGCGGGCGTTCTCCGAGACCGCCGGGATCAACCCGGACGACCTGCCCTCCTTCCTGCGCGGCCTCACCCCGGTGGTGCTGCGCGCCGACACCCGGGTCACCAACCACGGCTACAAGGACGGCCGGGCCACCGCCTTCCAGTCGGTGCTCCAGGCGGGCACCGCCGTGATGGTCGACGACCACGGCAGCCCGCGCGTGCGCTGTGCCTGCGGCAATCCGCTGACCCCGCCCGTCGCCACCCGGGGAGCCGCCTCGCGCGGCCAGTCCTGGCCCGGCTACCAGCCGCAGCGGACCGTGGTCATCAACCGCACCACCAACATCGTCAACAGCCTGATCATCGTGAACGTCATCAACAACACCTGGATCGAGCGGCCCACCGGTGACCACGGCATGCACGACCGCGAGCGGCCCGACATCCAGATCGACCCGACGGCGCCCGTGGTGACCGACTCGCCGAGCGCGCCGGTGAGCCCGGACCAGTCCAGCCCGGCCGTCTCGCCGAGCGAGTCCACGCCGTCGACGTCGAGCACCTCGCCGAGCGTCAACTGCCCGAGCCCGGCCCCGACGGTGACCGTCACCGGTTCGCCCTCGCCGCTCCAGCCCGGTGGCACCGCGCCGAGCACGTCGCCCGCGCCGTCCGGCTGCCCGACCGCGACGGTCACCGTCGCTCCCCGGGCGAAGAGTTCGCCGCCCGCGCCGCCGAGCCCGTCCCAGCCGTCGCAGCAGATCGTGCCGCAGCCCTCGACCGAGCTGCCGACGCTGCCCTCCGAGCCGCCGCCGGTCTTCCCGCCGGAGCCGACCGGAGGCGGCGGCAACACGACCGACATGCCCACCGGGACCTCGGACTTCGACACCGAGTTCCCGCTGGACGCCAGGCTGACCTGA
- a CDS encoding DMT family transporter, producing MSALALSVLLSLVSAVAYAAAAIVQERVAAATSDSTYLRQGAWWVSVALNGLGALLHVVALACGPLTLVQPLGALTIVFALPMAAVFVRRKAGAAAWRGAIMATAGLAGLLALTTDSDADALGGGRRLLLAGATLGAMGVLFLVSRAAHRPVLRSVLLAAAAGISFGMASVFTKLVADDWDAGLKLGETPSLLAIAVLAAAGLLISQASYRGAGLAAPLATVTVVNPVVAATVGLTLFGEEFRYGTTGLVIALASGVVAAGGLILLTTERMSTPARGSRTQTAHTTLPGIPAPGTSAEQHSSAQNDRQRLIRG from the coding sequence ATGAGTGCCCTCGCCCTGTCCGTGCTGCTGTCCCTGGTCTCCGCCGTCGCCTACGCGGCCGCGGCGATCGTCCAGGAGCGCGTGGCCGCGGCCACCTCCGACAGCACGTACTTGCGCCAGGGCGCCTGGTGGGTCTCGGTGGCACTCAACGGGCTCGGCGCGCTGCTCCATGTGGTGGCGCTCGCCTGCGGCCCGCTCACCCTCGTCCAGCCGCTCGGCGCGCTGACCATAGTCTTCGCGCTGCCCATGGCCGCGGTCTTCGTCCGCCGCAAGGCGGGCGCGGCGGCCTGGCGCGGCGCGATCATGGCGACGGCCGGGCTGGCCGGACTGCTGGCCCTGACCACCGACTCGGACGCCGACGCGCTCGGCGGCGGCCGGCGCCTGCTGCTGGCCGGGGCGACGCTCGGCGCGATGGGGGTGCTCTTCCTGGTCTCGCGCGCGGCGCACCGGCCGGTGCTGCGCAGTGTGCTGCTGGCCGCCGCCGCGGGCATCTCGTTCGGCATGGCCTCGGTCTTCACCAAGCTCGTGGCCGACGACTGGGACGCGGGGCTCAAGCTCGGCGAGACGCCCAGCCTGCTCGCCATAGCGGTGCTCGCGGCGGCCGGGCTGCTGATCTCGCAGGCTTCCTACCGGGGCGCCGGACTGGCCGCGCCGCTGGCCACGGTCACCGTGGTCAACCCGGTGGTCGCCGCGACCGTCGGACTGACGCTCTTCGGCGAGGAGTTCCGGTACGGCACGACCGGACTCGTCATCGCGCTGGCCAGCGGGGTGGTGGCGGCGGGCGGGCTGATCCTGCTCACCACCGAGCGGATGAGCACCCCGGCGCGCGGCTCACGCACGCAGACCGCGCACACCACGCTGCCGGGCATCCCGGCGCCGGGCACGAGCGCCGAACAGCACAGCAGCGCCCAGAACGACCGCCAGCGGCTGATCAGAGGCTGA
- a CDS encoding SDR family NAD(P)-dependent oxidoreductase: MTVTEDIQDQEYGPGIGQEPAEPETEYGPGIDPERLAVCLSVLDELDGIEVDHPDAIAVRRATAAIYRTVKQRRRQERRAAKTAHDKAVTEATATGSAERIDDETEGILPSSATPTGEIAGILQRPRSCYICKSRYVEVDYFYHQLCQPCAAENRSRREARTDLTGKHALLTGGRAKIGMYIALRLLRDGAHTTITTRFPKDAIRRFKAMEDSADWMHRLEVVGIDLRDPAQVVALAEQTAERGPLDILINNATQTVRRLPTAYAALVDGESAPLPAGELPAHHVIGAFNSGAVGDLGGPVALPVGASGIEAQRVADLALVAGNATIAKHLDGTAIDAGGLLPDVVHTNTWVQSIDQISPVELLETQLCNYTAPFILISMLRPAMADAARKAPNGRAYVVNVSAMEGVFSRGYKGAGHPNTNAAKAAMNMVTRTSGQEMFETDKILMTSVDTGWITDERPHHDKLRLAEEGFHAPLDLVDGAARVYDPIVRGEAGEDLHSVFMKDYAPGKW; encoded by the coding sequence ATGACGGTGACAGAGGACATCCAGGACCAGGAGTACGGTCCCGGCATCGGCCAGGAGCCCGCCGAACCCGAGACCGAGTACGGCCCCGGCATCGACCCGGAGCGGCTCGCCGTCTGCCTGAGCGTGCTGGACGAGCTCGACGGGATCGAGGTCGACCACCCGGACGCGATCGCCGTGCGCCGGGCCACCGCCGCGATCTACCGGACCGTGAAGCAGCGCCGCCGCCAGGAGCGCCGGGCCGCCAAGACCGCCCACGACAAGGCCGTCACCGAGGCGACCGCCACCGGCTCCGCCGAGCGCATCGACGACGAGACCGAGGGCATCCTGCCGTCCTCGGCGACCCCGACGGGCGAGATCGCCGGCATACTCCAGCGCCCGCGCTCCTGCTACATCTGCAAGTCGCGGTACGTCGAGGTCGACTACTTCTACCACCAGCTCTGCCAGCCCTGCGCCGCCGAGAACCGCTCCCGCCGCGAGGCCCGCACCGACCTCACCGGCAAGCACGCGCTGCTCACCGGCGGCCGGGCCAAGATCGGCATGTACATCGCGCTGCGGCTGCTGCGCGACGGCGCCCACACCACCATCACCACCCGCTTCCCCAAGGACGCCATCCGCCGCTTCAAGGCGATGGAGGACTCGGCGGACTGGATGCACCGCCTGGAGGTCGTCGGCATCGACCTGCGCGACCCGGCGCAGGTGGTCGCCCTGGCCGAGCAGACCGCCGAGCGGGGTCCGCTGGACATCCTGATCAACAACGCCACCCAGACCGTGCGCCGGCTGCCCACCGCGTACGCGGCCCTCGTCGACGGCGAGAGCGCCCCGCTGCCCGCCGGCGAGCTGCCCGCGCACCACGTCATCGGCGCCTTCAACTCCGGCGCGGTCGGTGACCTCGGCGGTCCGGTCGCGCTGCCGGTCGGCGCCTCCGGCATCGAGGCCCAGCGGGTCGCCGACCTCGCGCTGGTCGCGGGCAACGCCACCATCGCCAAGCACCTCGACGGCACCGCCATCGACGCGGGCGGCCTGCTCCCGGACGTCGTCCACACCAACACCTGGGTGCAGTCCATCGACCAGATCTCCCCGGTCGAACTGCTGGAGACCCAGCTGTGCAACTACACCGCGCCGTTCATCCTGATCAGCATGCTCCGCCCGGCGATGGCCGACGCCGCCCGCAAGGCGCCGAACGGCCGCGCCTACGTGGTGAACGTCTCCGCCATGGAGGGCGTGTTCAGCCGCGGCTACAAGGGCGCCGGGCACCCCAACACCAACGCCGCCAAGGCCGCCATGAACATGGTCACCCGCACCAGCGGGCAGGAGATGTTCGAGACCGACAAGATCCTGATGACCTCGGTCGACACCGGCTGGATCACCGACGAGCGCCCGCACCACGACAAGCTGCGGCTGGCCGAGGAGGGCTTCCACGCCCCGCTCGACCTGGTCGACGGCGCGGCCCGGGTCTATGACCCGATCGTGCGCGGCGAGGCGGGCGAGGACCTGCACAGCGTCTTCATGAAGGACTACGCGCCGGGCAAGTGGTAG
- the gndA gene encoding NADP-dependent phosphogluconate dehydrogenase: protein MSGTAQIGVTGLAVMGRNLARNFARNGLTVAVHNRTAAKTRALVEEFGEEGRFVPAESAEEFVAALERPRRLVVMVKAGEATDAVIEEFAPLLEEGDVIIDGGNAHFEDTRRRERELRERGIHFVGAGVSGGEEGALHGPSIMPGGSAESYASLGPLLERIAARAPDGTPCVTHVGPDGAGHFVKMVHNGIEYADMQLIAEAYHLLRAVAGYSPAKIAETFRGWNTGRLDSYLIEITAEVLAHVDAATGGPFVDVVADRAEQKGTGRWTVQIALDLGVPVSGIAEAVFARSLSGHADLREVSRTLAGPTPEPLDEKAAEAFAAQVEQALYASKIVSYAQGFHQIRAGSEQYGWDVDLGSVASIWRAGCIIRAAFLDRIRAAYDAEPELVSLLADKRFGEEIGAAQDDWRAVVAAAVRGGVPVPGFSAALAHYDALRAERLPAALTQGQRDFFGAHTYRRVDREGSFHTLWGDDRSEVTAG from the coding sequence ATGAGCGGAACAGCCCAGATCGGCGTGACCGGACTCGCCGTCATGGGGCGCAACCTCGCCCGCAACTTCGCGCGCAACGGCCTCACCGTGGCGGTCCACAACAGGACGGCCGCCAAGACCCGGGCGCTGGTGGAGGAGTTCGGCGAGGAGGGGCGGTTCGTACCCGCCGAGAGCGCCGAGGAGTTCGTGGCGGCGCTGGAACGGCCCCGCAGGCTGGTCGTCATGGTGAAGGCGGGTGAGGCCACGGACGCGGTGATCGAGGAGTTCGCCCCGCTGCTCGAAGAGGGCGACGTCATCATCGACGGCGGCAACGCCCACTTCGAGGACACCCGGCGCCGCGAGCGCGAACTGCGCGAGCGCGGCATCCACTTCGTGGGGGCGGGCGTCTCCGGCGGCGAGGAGGGCGCGCTGCACGGCCCGAGCATCATGCCGGGCGGCTCGGCCGAGTCGTACGCGTCGCTCGGGCCGCTCCTGGAGCGGATCGCGGCGCGGGCCCCGGACGGCACCCCCTGCGTCACCCACGTGGGCCCGGACGGCGCGGGCCACTTCGTGAAGATGGTGCACAACGGCATCGAGTACGCCGACATGCAGCTCATCGCCGAGGCGTACCACCTGCTGCGCGCGGTCGCCGGGTACTCCCCCGCCAAGATCGCGGAGACCTTCCGCGGCTGGAACACCGGCCGCCTCGACTCGTATCTGATCGAGATCACGGCGGAGGTGCTCGCCCATGTGGACGCGGCCACCGGCGGGCCGTTCGTCGACGTGGTGGCGGACCGGGCCGAGCAGAAGGGCACCGGGCGCTGGACCGTGCAGATCGCCCTGGACCTGGGGGTGCCGGTCTCCGGCATCGCCGAGGCGGTGTTCGCGCGCTCCCTCTCCGGCCACGCGGACCTGCGCGAGGTCTCGCGCACGCTCGCCGGACCCACGCCGGAGCCGCTGGACGAGAAGGCCGCGGAGGCGTTCGCGGCCCAGGTGGAGCAGGCGCTGTACGCCTCGAAGATCGTGTCGTACGCCCAGGGCTTCCACCAGATCCGCGCGGGCAGCGAGCAGTACGGCTGGGACGTGGACCTCGGGTCGGTGGCGTCGATCTGGCGGGCCGGGTGCATCATCCGGGCGGCCTTCCTGGACCGCATCCGGGCCGCCTACGACGCCGAGCCGGAGCTGGTGAGCCTGCTGGCGGACAAGCGGTTCGGCGAGGAGATCGGGGCGGCGCAGGACGACTGGCGCGCGGTGGTCGCCGCGGCGGTGCGCGGCGGGGTGCCGGTACCGGGCTTCTCGGCGGCGCTCGCCCACTACGACGCGCTGCGCGCGGAGCGGCTGCCCGCCGCCCTCACCCAGGGGCAGCGGGACTTCTTCGGCGCGCACACCTACCGCCGGGTCGACCGGGAGGGCTCGTTCCACACGCTGTGGGGCGACGACCGCAGCGAGGTCACGGCCGGCTGA
- the panD gene encoding aspartate 1-decarboxylase, which produces MLRTMFKSKIHRATVTQADLHYVGSVTVDAELMEAADLLPGELVHIVDIDNGARLETYVIEGERGSGVIGINGAAAHLVHPGDLVILISYAQVDDAEARTLRPSVVHVDADNRIVELGTDASAPVPGTDQRRSPQAVAPDAHS; this is translated from the coding sequence TTGCTGCGCACCATGTTCAAGTCCAAGATCCACCGTGCCACCGTGACCCAGGCCGACCTCCACTACGTGGGGTCCGTCACGGTCGACGCCGAGTTGATGGAAGCCGCCGATCTGCTGCCCGGCGAGCTCGTCCACATCGTCGATATCGACAATGGCGCCCGCCTGGAGACCTATGTCATCGAGGGCGAGCGCGGCTCCGGTGTCATCGGCATCAACGGCGCCGCCGCCCATCTCGTCCACCCCGGCGACCTGGTGATCCTCATCAGCTACGCCCAGGTCGACGACGCCGAGGCGCGCACCCTGCGGCCCAGCGTGGTGCACGTCGACGCCGACAACCGCATCGTCGAGCTCGGCACGGACGCCTCCGCCCCGGTGCCCGGCACCGACCAGCGCCGCAGCCCGCAGGCCGTGGCCCCCGACGCCCACTCGTAG
- a CDS encoding (2Fe-2S)-binding protein, which yields MDLAAVASVGGFFALRTGTPDPGHRPLARLYAGEDAPLTARVDTVRERLHAPERRAAASIAHLGLVARLWSVALGSAALHGELPDLDPAALRWDGGRGAPDDLVLDTERTLPGTVAQLRASVQEAHLVPLAEAVRRDTPLPYGLLWGNAGSALAGAVRELHGWARRAGRPDVARRARALGAGLLAHPDLAGTGTLLPGPAFRRRSCCLYYRVPGGGLCGDCVFDRPPVRA from the coding sequence GTGGATCTCGCGGCCGTCGCGTCCGTGGGCGGGTTCTTCGCGCTGCGCACCGGAACACCGGACCCCGGCCACCGCCCGCTCGCCCGGCTCTACGCGGGCGAGGACGCCCCGCTGACGGCCCGCGTCGACACCGTACGGGAGCGGCTGCACGCCCCCGAGCGCCGCGCCGCCGCCTCCATCGCCCACCTCGGCCTGGTCGCCCGGCTCTGGTCGGTCGCGCTGGGGTCGGCGGCCCTGCACGGCGAACTGCCCGACCTCGATCCGGCCGCGCTGCGCTGGGACGGCGGCCGGGGCGCCCCCGACGACCTGGTGCTCGACACGGAGCGCACGCTGCCGGGCACCGTCGCGCAGCTGCGCGCGAGCGTCCAGGAGGCCCACCTCGTCCCGCTGGCCGAGGCGGTCCGGCGCGACACCCCGCTCCCTTACGGACTGCTGTGGGGGAACGCCGGTTCCGCGCTCGCCGGGGCGGTGCGCGAACTGCACGGCTGGGCGCGGCGCGCGGGCCGCCCCGACGTCGCCCGCCGGGCCCGCGCGCTCGGCGCCGGACTCCTCGCCCACCCCGACCTCGCGGGCACCGGCACCCTGCTCCCCGGCCCCGCCTTCCGGCGCCGCAGCTGCTGCCTCTACTACCGCGTCCCGGGCGGCGGGCTCTGCGGCGACTGCGTCTTCGACCGCCCGCCGGTACGCGCCTGA
- a CDS encoding SpoIIE family protein phosphatase: MTMDEWPAPPGLSLALNRMGTFDWDLGTGQLHMDPSALAVFDMEPDEYDGRPETLGSRVPPAEGARLDALVSQALKSGSVHYGVYFRVRMRDGTTRWAHTQGCVRRDPTGRPHRIIGVVREAAQELAESAARPAVDDADHRRRTSVVDRTTAALAHARTVQDVIDVLKGSRGLEHLGATSLVMGLLEAGRIHLVAEGPEGSFVPGTRWTRVDEQYPMSEVVRTLAPRFIQTPDDFARSYPRLWPHISGLGITAAAYLPLIAQARPIGALGLLYSDKTGFTADERNLLLALGSSIAQSIQRAVLYEQEHDLAEGLQQAMLPRRIPEVPGAQIAVRYRSARLGRDIGGDWYDVIPLPGGRVGAVIGDVQGHDTHAAAVMGQLRIVLRAYAAEGHTPATVMARASVFLHELDTDRFATCTYAEADLSTGVVQIVRAGHMDPLLRYADGSCRRIPVEGGLPLGLSAEFGRLEYPVSTLELDPGQTLLFYTDGLVELPGADLDDGMQLLASVVRSGPADLQELADRLCDVVDDRAGDDDVALLLLRRRALEAPRSGGRLQQHVAQNDPEALRSSRHMIRAAVRAWGARERADEIELAADELITNALMHTDGGALVTVRVLAGPERRMRVEVEDRSSALPRRREAGESGVSGRGLMLVDRLADVWGVESRGGGKCVWCEFVVPERGATPSAPPGTSG, translated from the coding sequence ATGACGATGGACGAGTGGCCCGCACCCCCCGGTCTGAGCCTCGCCCTCAACCGGATGGGCACCTTCGACTGGGACCTCGGCACCGGGCAGCTGCACATGGACCCGTCGGCGCTCGCCGTCTTCGACATGGAGCCGGACGAGTACGACGGCCGCCCGGAGACGCTGGGCAGCCGGGTGCCCCCGGCCGAGGGCGCCCGGCTCGACGCGCTGGTCTCGCAGGCGCTCAAGAGCGGCAGCGTCCACTACGGCGTCTACTTCCGGGTGCGGATGCGCGACGGCACCACCCGCTGGGCGCACACCCAGGGCTGTGTGCGGCGCGATCCGACCGGGCGTCCGCACCGCATCATCGGCGTCGTCCGCGAGGCGGCCCAGGAGCTCGCCGAGTCCGCCGCCCGACCGGCGGTCGACGACGCGGACCACCGGCGCCGCACCAGTGTGGTGGACCGCACCACGGCCGCGCTGGCCCACGCCCGTACCGTGCAGGACGTCATCGACGTGCTGAAGGGCTCGCGCGGCCTGGAGCACCTGGGCGCCACCAGCCTGGTGATGGGCCTGCTGGAGGCGGGCCGGATCCATCTGGTCGCCGAGGGCCCCGAGGGCAGCTTCGTGCCGGGCACGCGCTGGACCAGGGTCGACGAGCAGTACCCGATGAGCGAGGTGGTGCGCACCCTCGCGCCCCGCTTCATCCAGACCCCGGACGACTTCGCCCGGTCCTACCCCCGGCTGTGGCCGCACATCAGCGGCCTCGGGATCACCGCCGCCGCGTATCTGCCGCTGATCGCCCAGGCCCGCCCGATCGGCGCGCTCGGTCTGCTCTACAGCGACAAGACGGGTTTCACCGCCGACGAGCGCAACCTCCTGCTGGCGCTGGGCAGTTCCATCGCGCAGAGCATCCAGCGCGCGGTCCTGTACGAGCAGGAGCACGACCTGGCCGAGGGGCTCCAGCAGGCCATGCTGCCGCGCCGCATCCCCGAGGTGCCCGGCGCCCAGATCGCCGTCCGCTACCGCTCGGCCCGCCTCGGCCGGGACATCGGCGGCGACTGGTACGACGTCATCCCGCTGCCCGGCGGCCGGGTCGGCGCGGTCATCGGCGACGTCCAGGGCCATGACACGCACGCCGCCGCCGTGATGGGCCAGCTGCGGATCGTGCTGCGCGCCTACGCCGCCGAGGGGCACACCCCGGCCACCGTGATGGCGCGCGCCTCGGTGTTCCTGCACGAACTGGACACGGACCGCTTCGCGACCTGCACCTACGCCGAGGCCGACCTCTCCACCGGCGTCGTCCAGATCGTGCGGGCCGGACACATGGACCCGCTGCTGCGGTACGCCGACGGCAGCTGCCGCAGGATCCCGGTGGAGGGCGGTCTTCCGCTGGGCCTCTCGGCCGAGTTCGGCCGGCTCGAATACCCGGTCTCCACCCTTGAGCTGGACCCCGGCCAGACCCTGCTGTTCTACACCGACGGACTGGTGGAGCTGCCCGGCGCCGACCTCGACGACGGGATGCAGCTGCTGGCCTCGGTGGTCCGCTCCGGCCCCGCCGACCTCCAGGAGCTCGCCGACCGGCTCTGCGACGTGGTCGACGACCGGGCCGGGGACGACGACGTGGCGCTGCTGCTCCTGCGGCGGCGCGCCCTGGAGGCCCCGCGCAGCGGCGGCCGGCTCCAGCAGCACGTGGCGCAGAACGACCCGGAGGCGCTGCGCTCCTCGCGCCACATGATCCGGGCGGCGGTACGGGCCTGGGGCGCCCGGGAGCGCGCGGACGAGATCGAGCTGGCGGCCGACGAGCTCATCACCAACGCGCTGATGCACACCGACGGCGGGGCCCTGGTGACCGTACGGGTGCTGGCCGGTCCGGAGCGGCGGATGCGGGTCGAGGTGGAGGACCGCTCCAGCGCGCTGCCCCGGCGCCGGGAGGCGGGCGAGTCCGGGGTGTCGGGGCGCGGTCTGATGCTGGTGGACCGGCTGGCGGACGTGTGGGGAGTGGAGTCGCGGGGCGGCGGCAAGTGCGTGTGGTGCGAGTTCGTGGTGCCGGAGCGCGGTGCCACGCCGTCGGCCCCGCCCGGCACCTCCGGCTAA
- a CDS encoding transglycosylase family protein — protein sequence MSVRGRHRRYQPSRINRASLTVTAGGAGMALPLIGAGAAHAASMDVWDKVAACESTANWKINTGNGYYGGLQFSQSTWVAYGGRQYAPRADLASRGEQVAVAEKVLKAQGPGAWPVCSGEAGLTRAAAHPASAHPASAHPAQASATHHAPAPKPQTRRATPQTDPTKAPGKREGYTVVRGDSLSKIAHTEHVRGGWHELYTANRQVVGPNPDLILPGQRLALPDTAAPPKARPVPVRRPAAKQPAKKPAPHKEHPKATPATHRTGAMTAPVDASPSTPYHKAGSSWASGYHTGVDFPVSTGTSVRAVATGKVVEAGWGGSYGYQVVIRHADGKYSQYGHLSAVNVRAGQQVNSGQRIGRSGSTGNATGPHLHFEIRTGPAYGSDVDPLAYLRAGGVSL from the coding sequence ATGTCCGTACGCGGGCGGCACCGCCGGTACCAGCCGAGCCGGATCAACCGGGCGTCGCTGACGGTGACGGCGGGCGGGGCGGGGATGGCGCTGCCGCTGATCGGGGCGGGCGCCGCGCACGCGGCCTCGATGGACGTGTGGGACAAGGTCGCGGCCTGCGAGTCCACCGCCAACTGGAAGATCAACACCGGTAACGGCTATTACGGCGGGCTCCAGTTCAGCCAGTCGACCTGGGTGGCCTACGGCGGGCGGCAGTACGCCCCGCGCGCCGACCTGGCCTCCCGCGGCGAACAGGTCGCCGTCGCCGAGAAGGTGCTGAAGGCACAGGGGCCGGGCGCCTGGCCGGTCTGCTCGGGCGAGGCCGGGCTGACCCGCGCCGCGGCGCACCCGGCGTCCGCGCACCCCGCCTCCGCGCACCCCGCCCAGGCGTCCGCCACGCACCACGCGCCCGCGCCGAAGCCGCAGACGCGCAGGGCCACCCCGCAGACCGATCCCACCAAGGCCCCCGGCAAGCGCGAGGGCTACACGGTGGTGCGCGGCGACTCGCTCTCCAAGATCGCCCACACCGAGCACGTCAGGGGCGGCTGGCACGAGCTGTACACCGCGAACCGCCAGGTCGTCGGCCCGAACCCGGACCTGATCCTGCCCGGCCAGCGCCTCGCGCTCCCGGACACCGCCGCCCCGCCGAAGGCCCGCCCGGTCCCGGTGCGGCGGCCCGCCGCCAAGCAGCCGGCGAAGAAGCCCGCCCCGCACAAGGAACACCCCAAGGCGACCCCGGCCACCCATCGGACCGGCGCCATGACCGCCCCCGTCGACGCGTCTCCCAGCACCCCGTACCACAAGGCCGGTTCGTCCTGGGCGAGCGGCTACCACACGGGTGTCGACTTCCCCGTGTCCACCGGTACGTCGGTACGGGCCGTGGCCACCGGCAAGGTGGTGGAGGCGGGCTGGGGCGGCAGCTACGGCTACCAGGTGGTCATCCGGCACGCCGACGGCAAGTACAGCCAGTACGGCCATCTGTCGGCCGTCAACGTACGGGCCGGGCAGCAGGTGAACAGCGGCCAGCGCATCGGCCGTTCCGGCTCCACCGGCAACGCCACCGGCCCGCATCTGCACTTCGAGATCCGCACCGGCCCGGCCTACGGGTCGGACGTGGACCCGCTGGCCTATCTGCGGGCGGGCGGCGTCAGCCTCTGA
- a CDS encoding inositol oxygenase family protein, with amino-acid sequence MDLLYACRDAWDTPDRSGDPVDLHDHALQTAHLLRRAHPSDKELQVAGLVHDLGHLLRPGDDAGHAAHAADAVRPLLGARVARLVELHVPAKRYLAAVEPDRTLSPQSELTLRAQGGLMTPEEADAFALDPEAEAALTLRQADDAGKVVGLDVGVLEDWRPVLELVAGRHGGAGVG; translated from the coding sequence ATGGACCTGCTGTACGCCTGCCGGGACGCCTGGGACACACCGGACCGCAGCGGCGATCCGGTCGATCTGCACGATCACGCGCTGCAGACCGCCCATCTGCTGCGCCGCGCCCATCCGAGTGACAAGGAACTCCAGGTCGCGGGGCTCGTCCACGATCTGGGGCATCTGCTCCGTCCGGGTGATGACGCCGGGCACGCGGCGCACGCAGCCGACGCGGTGCGCCCACTGCTGGGGGCGCGGGTGGCCCGGCTGGTGGAACTGCACGTTCCGGCCAAGCGCTACCTCGCGGCCGTCGAGCCCGACCGGACGCTCTCGCCCCAGAGCGAACTGACCCTGCGGGCCCAGGGCGGACTGATGACCCCCGAGGAGGCCGACGCCTTCGCGCTCGACCCGGAGGCGGAGGCGGCCCTCACCCTGCGCCAGGCCGACGACGCCGGAAAGGTCGTGGGGCTCGACGTGGGGGTACTGGAGGACTGGCGGCCGGTCCTGGAACTGGTGGCGGGGCGGCACGGGGGTGCCGGGGTCGGCTGA